The genomic segment TAACGTTCATCGTCCCCTTTGTCAGATCCTTCTGCGTATCCAGTCATTCTTATTGCGTTGATATAGTTTCGAAGTTGATTCAATTCTTCAATTTTCATGAGAGCTGGGTAAGGATTCAGCGTCTTTCCAGTTCAACAACAAAATACGTTCATATATTACGAAATGTAggtttaatggaaaaaaaaaattactcgttgaaagagataaagaataataggaaaaaattgtgtGTTGATGAGATGCTTTTTCCGTCGCGATAAGTGtcacatagatagacagacaggcgtGGTAATCATGAAGGTTTTCCTGCCCCATGATTTACCTTGGTCCTCGCCTGTCTCGTGATCCTCGCTTGTCTCCACTGTAttcgctgactgactgacgtgtACAGTAGCTGCCGGAAGCGTCCCAGATGGCCACGGTGCCTGAAGCCTTACGACCTGCAGTAATAACTAtataataatgaatatataataatgaaaatgtctACTGATTGTGTTGCTGCCGACTACtagttttcctgttttcctctcatcacGTATTTAAGCAACTTCTATACAGCTACACAAAATCGATAGTTCATATACTTTAGGACAAATCATGTAATACATATGATAATAATGCTTATGAATGGAATTTTTAACACAATGTTGACTATCCTTATCAAAGTCGCAGATTTTGAATTAGTCATTGAATTTTTACTGTAGTCTAACATGTAGGAAGTAGAACGTTTTAAAAGATGCTATTTAGACATCATATACCGGTTCTTTGTTCACCTTGTAATGTGTGCCTCTGTCAACAGGTATGAGGAGATTGTCAAGGAGACCTTCGCCGCCTGTGTGCCGACTGACGCCGCCGCCTGCGCATCGCCTCCACTGCCCCATGCGGAAGGAACCCCAGCTGCTCGGGGTCAGAAAAAGATTCTCACTCTCAGCAGAGTCGAAGAAGAATCTGCTGGAGATAATGTGGGTCCCAGTGAGCAAAGCGGCAGATGTGAAACACTTGCGAGGAGTGTGAGGCCGGAagacgaggagcaggagagtGGTGAGCCAGCAGACCGATCTCTCCCTACCAGAGATCAGTTGTGTGTTGCGAGTGGAGCAGCGAGGAACACGGAGTCACAGTTTTTGGAGGAATCAGAAACATGAAAGGACCAACGTGTTCACAAAAGTGCCAAGTCTTTCATCTTATAGCTTGATTTAGAACAGAGATTGTCGACTGCAATCAatcttttccccattttttacGTTTCTGGTCATATCATGAAGCTAGTCCGTGTTGAAAGTGACGATGTGCTTCGTCTTATGGCTGCGTCTTCGCGTTCGTGAGTGAATTCCCTCCAgaacataaatataaattaataaagttgacattaagaaaaaatgaggTACACCACAGTTATGAAATTACAACCACGCACAAGTCGATAGATACTTTCCTCTTAACCATCGTAGAATAGTTGAAAACAATTTTCAAATTTACTTCtgatttttattttgctttcataAGGAGGAGGGAATTTAGTTCATTGTTAATTTATTGCATAACTTGCGAGAACAGCGCGTTGGGGTACACAATTTCTCCttcacaaaataaagaaaaaagtttctttTAGAATTCTGATACATtccaaaaggaaacaaaaaagtttACATCCCTAACTTGACTTAACAGTGTTTCTTGTTGTGGAAGTTGTGTCCCGGGAAACAGTTGTGTAAAGAAATCAGTTTGACTGGTATCTCAGTTTTGCTTGCTTGGGAACAGTCCAAGATGCCACACCCAAACAAAGGCGAGCTGCTGAGTTGTGTGGAGAAAGGTCCTGTAGGAATGATGGAGTAGATGCACGGCTCGTGATATGCAGGATTGCCACATGGAAGCAGTACCAAAGATGTGCCTTTTGGCCTTGCTTCTCCTCGGGGACAATGGTGGTGCAGTCCTTACTCATGCATGCCCAGGATGTGCATTTGCATTTACCGAATTATGAAATTTGTGAATACTTACATGATTATTAATGGACGCTTCTCTTCATTGCAACTGGTACATGACTATTACTTCACGTTCCGGCCAGAAGATTAATACGAAATCAGTCTTGTTTCTTACTGCTGTACCTGGACATTCAGAGGGTTTACTGATTGAT from the Scylla paramamosain isolate STU-SP2022 chromosome 5, ASM3559412v1, whole genome shotgun sequence genome contains:
- the LOC135100559 gene encoding uncharacterized protein LOC135100559 isoform X2, with the translated sequence MDFAHQIIKEATYPSDHKKKANGQGGSGDGSEARAGDPEDKPPSYDAILTLDGPPPEYSSIVLQKPPKYEEIVKETFAACVPTDAAACASPPLPHAEGTPAARGQKKILTLSRVEEESAGDNVGPSEQSGRCETLARSVRPEDEEQESGEPADRSLPTRDQLCVASGAARNTESQFLEESET